The following proteins are co-located in the Spirosoma montaniterrae genome:
- a CDS encoding thioredoxin family protein: MNLREKLFLTGLFLLHFVGTQAQSKGYMIGDVVADFQLKHVNGQTVGLPDYRTQKGLIVVFTSNHCPFAKAYENRIQELDRRYAAQGFPVLAIMPNDPTVYEDDSFEAMKVRAAEKAYSFAYAIDETQTTARAFGATRTPQVFVLKNANSQFVLEYVGAIDDNPQDTTGIQRRYVEEAVNYLLEGRPVQSPITKPIGCAIKWR; this comes from the coding sequence TTGAACCTACGCGAAAAATTATTCCTGACGGGTCTGTTTCTCCTGCATTTTGTTGGTACGCAGGCGCAGTCGAAAGGCTATATGATTGGCGACGTTGTTGCTGATTTTCAGCTTAAACATGTAAATGGACAGACCGTTGGCTTACCGGACTACCGCACGCAGAAAGGGCTGATTGTGGTTTTTACTTCCAATCACTGTCCGTTCGCCAAGGCATACGAAAACCGGATACAGGAACTTGACCGGCGATATGCGGCTCAGGGGTTTCCAGTCTTGGCAATCATGCCCAACGACCCAACGGTTTACGAAGACGATTCCTTTGAGGCCATGAAAGTAAGGGCAGCCGAAAAAGCGTATTCGTTCGCGTATGCCATTGACGAAACGCAGACCACGGCGCGGGCTTTTGGAGCTACGCGAACTCCGCAGGTATTCGTGCTGAAAAATGCGAACAGCCAGTTTGTCTTAGAGTATGTTGGGGCTATTGATGATAACCCGCAGGATACAACGGGTATACAACGGCGGTATGTAGAAGAAGCCGTAAATTATTTGCTGGAAGGCCGCCCAGTACAGTCGCCTATCACAAAACCAATCGGTTGTGCGATCAAGTGGAGGTAG
- a CDS encoding DUF1640 domain-containing protein: MKKIQYYASALMLVASLSLLQSCGSDNKNESRTEDAMERTGDAIEADTKEATAEAREDMNETAADFERERKEAVAEMNQQKDKLDARIDNLQADIKRQGNKVKAESREELAELEAERKELRNDIDKAQNATAAAWKDIKAGFKQAGKNISNAFDKAEDKVDPDGKDDN, from the coding sequence ATGAAAAAAATTCAATACTATGCCAGCGCACTGATGCTGGTTGCATCGCTCTCGTTACTGCAAAGCTGCGGTTCCGACAACAAGAATGAATCGCGTACAGAAGACGCCATGGAGCGCACAGGCGATGCCATCGAAGCGGATACGAAAGAGGCTACCGCTGAAGCACGCGAAGACATGAATGAAACTGCTGCTGATTTTGAGCGTGAGCGCAAGGAAGCGGTAGCCGAAATGAACCAGCAGAAAGATAAGTTAGATGCCCGAATCGACAACTTGCAGGCCGATATCAAGCGTCAGGGCAATAAAGTGAAAGCCGAGTCGCGCGAAGAACTGGCCGAACTCGAAGCCGAACGCAAGGAACTGCGAAACGATATCGATAAGGCACAGAACGCTACGGCGGCTGCCTGGAAAGACATTAAAGCTGGCTTCAAACAGGCTGGCAAAAATATCAGCAATGCCTTCGATAAAGCCGAAGACAAAGTTGATCCCGACGGGAAAGACGATAACTAA
- a CDS encoding GMC oxidoreductase, whose translation MNLNIDAKKDMTYDAIVVGSGISGGWAAKELTQKGLKVLMLERGRDVKHIEGYPTATNNPWDFPHRGRVTVQAAEEYWANMRTGYTANEEWRHFFENDKEHPYLEKRKVDWIRGYHVGGRSLMWGRQSYRWNKEDFLANAKEGVGIDWPIRYEDLAPWYTYVETFAGISGNKDGLDVLPDGNFLPAMQMNCVEKEVKARVEKAFGKRKITIGRTAHLTDPKQIHYDLGRAACQFRNQCMRGCPYGAYFSTQSATLPAAVKTGRLTLRPDSIVSEVLYDEKKGKATGVRVVDQNTKQVREYYARIIFLNASAFASTYILMNSKSSRFPNGMGNESDQLGRNIMDHHLAAGASGTFEGLEDQYYYGRRANGIYIPRYRNWNGDKRDYLRGFGYQGGASRAGWSRGNGMEGFGADFKENLTKPGPWTMGIGGFGEMLPDPNNRMTLSPDQKDKWGLPVIVFDAAYGENEHKMRQDMMNDAAEMLEAAGVKNVTPYNDKTKNPGIGIHEMGTARMGRDPKTSVLNAHNQLHTVKNVFNTDGACMTSASCVNPSLTYMALTARAADFAVKEMKKGNL comes from the coding sequence ATGAATCTAAATATCGACGCAAAAAAAGATATGACCTACGACGCTATCGTTGTAGGGTCAGGTATTTCGGGCGGTTGGGCAGCTAAAGAATTAACTCAGAAGGGTTTGAAAGTGCTGATGCTGGAACGGGGGCGCGATGTGAAACACATTGAAGGCTATCCGACAGCAACAAATAATCCCTGGGATTTTCCACATCGGGGGCGCGTTACTGTGCAGGCGGCTGAAGAATACTGGGCCAACATGCGTACAGGCTACACTGCCAATGAAGAGTGGCGGCATTTTTTTGAAAACGATAAGGAACACCCTTATCTGGAGAAACGAAAAGTTGATTGGATTCGCGGCTACCATGTTGGGGGTCGCTCGTTGATGTGGGGGCGGCAAAGCTACCGCTGGAATAAAGAAGATTTTCTGGCGAATGCTAAAGAAGGGGTTGGTATCGACTGGCCGATTCGTTACGAAGATCTCGCACCGTGGTACACATATGTTGAAACATTTGCCGGTATATCAGGTAATAAAGACGGTCTGGATGTCTTGCCCGATGGTAACTTCCTGCCCGCCATGCAAATGAATTGCGTGGAGAAAGAGGTAAAAGCTCGGGTCGAAAAAGCGTTTGGAAAACGTAAAATTACGATAGGTAGAACCGCCCACCTTACCGATCCTAAGCAAATACACTATGATTTGGGCCGGGCGGCATGTCAGTTCCGTAATCAGTGTATGCGTGGTTGCCCGTATGGAGCTTACTTTAGTACACAGTCAGCTACCCTCCCGGCAGCCGTGAAAACCGGTCGGTTAACGCTACGCCCCGACTCGATTGTATCGGAAGTATTGTATGATGAAAAGAAAGGGAAAGCAACCGGGGTTCGGGTTGTTGACCAAAACACGAAGCAGGTACGCGAGTACTACGCCCGGATTATCTTTCTGAATGCATCGGCGTTTGCCAGTACGTATATTCTGATGAACTCCAAATCGAGCCGGTTTCCGAACGGAATGGGGAACGAATCTGATCAACTGGGCCGTAATATAATGGATCACCACCTCGCTGCCGGCGCATCAGGTACATTTGAGGGCTTGGAGGATCAGTATTATTACGGACGCCGGGCTAACGGGATCTATATTCCACGTTATCGAAACTGGAACGGCGATAAGCGGGATTACCTGCGTGGTTTTGGTTATCAGGGCGGGGCGAGTCGGGCTGGCTGGAGCCGGGGTAACGGCATGGAAGGATTTGGTGCTGATTTCAAAGAAAATCTTACCAAACCCGGCCCCTGGACGATGGGTATCGGTGGTTTTGGCGAAATGCTGCCCGATCCAAATAACCGTATGACCCTTTCGCCCGACCAAAAAGACAAATGGGGCTTACCCGTTATTGTGTTCGATGCCGCCTATGGCGAAAACGAGCATAAAATGCGGCAGGATATGATGAACGACGCGGCTGAAATGCTGGAAGCGGCTGGCGTGAAAAACGTTACACCTTATAATGACAAGACAAAAAATCCGGGCATCGGTATTCACGAAATGGGTACGGCAAGGATGGGGCGTGACCCCAAAACGTCGGTGCTGAATGCTCATAATCAATTGCATACGGTGAAAAACGTATTTAATACCGACGGTGCCTGTATGACTTCAGCTTCCTGTGTGAATCCATCGCTGACATACATGGCCCTGACGGCTCGCGCGGCTGACTTTGCAGTCAAAGAGATGAAGAAAGGAAATCTTTGA
- a CDS encoding exonuclease SbcCD subunit D C-terminal domain-containing protein — MKVLHTADWHLGKRLYRHDLSDDHLQFLDWLCETIEQRQIDVVLIAGDIFDTTNPNDGSMQLYYQFLTRMLPLECKIIITGGNHDSATKLNAPRDLLRSLNIHVVGCTNGNCADEVLRLTNGSVDLLVAAVPYLRDSDLRQSISGQTYDDRVEAVRMGIRNHYERIADHCHTCFADVPVVAMGHLYVKGATVSESEREIHAVGGQAAFSSEHFPSGFDYVALGHIHVPQRVGAGELVRYSGSPIPLSFGERDNRHQVLELTFANGKLTTTEALTVPRFRSLRQVTGSLDEVYERLSQLEPGGSLTTLIEVLVEEERENLAARMQFEQLQRDFANAPFRIAKARLTFRNKRQGLESLYAIDTHLQDLSYLDVFARRLEASDVADDMREILTETYKELYQSVVG, encoded by the coding sequence ATGAAAGTACTTCATACAGCGGACTGGCATTTGGGCAAACGGCTGTATCGGCACGATTTATCTGATGACCATCTGCAATTTTTAGATTGGCTTTGTGAAACAATTGAACAGCGACAGATTGACGTGGTGCTGATCGCCGGTGATATTTTCGATACCACAAACCCTAACGATGGGTCGATGCAACTGTATTATCAGTTTCTGACCCGGATGCTGCCACTTGAATGTAAAATTATTATTACGGGTGGCAATCATGATTCGGCCACCAAACTGAATGCTCCCCGCGATTTGCTACGTAGTTTGAATATTCATGTGGTGGGCTGCACAAATGGAAATTGCGCTGACGAAGTATTGCGCCTAACTAATGGTTCTGTCGATTTGCTGGTGGCGGCTGTGCCCTATTTGCGCGATAGTGATTTGCGGCAATCCATTTCGGGCCAAACTTATGACGACCGGGTTGAGGCCGTTCGTATGGGTATTCGCAATCATTACGAGCGCATTGCCGACCATTGTCATACTTGTTTTGCCGACGTGCCGGTAGTGGCAATGGGCCATTTATATGTCAAGGGAGCGACTGTTTCGGAGAGCGAACGCGAAATTCATGCCGTGGGTGGGCAGGCTGCTTTTTCTTCTGAGCATTTTCCGTCGGGTTTCGATTACGTCGCGCTGGGCCATATACATGTACCGCAACGCGTAGGTGCAGGCGAATTGGTGCGGTATAGCGGTTCGCCGATTCCGCTGAGTTTCGGCGAACGAGATAATCGGCATCAGGTACTCGAACTAACGTTTGCCAATGGAAAACTGACGACCACTGAAGCGTTGACGGTTCCCCGGTTTCGGTCGCTGCGGCAGGTAACGGGTTCGCTTGATGAGGTATATGAGCGGCTTAGTCAGTTGGAACCGGGTGGTTCGCTGACGACGTTGATTGAGGTTTTGGTAGAAGAAGAGCGTGAGAATCTGGCAGCCCGGATGCAATTTGAGCAACTTCAACGCGATTTTGCCAACGCTCCGTTTCGCATTGCCAAAGCCCGGCTCACGTTCCGCAACAAACGGCAGGGGCTGGAATCGCTCTACGCCATCGACACGCATTTACAGGACCTTTCGTATTTAGACGTATTTGCTCGCCGGTTAGAGGCATCGGACGTGGCCGACGATATGCGCGAGATTTTAACGGAAACCTACAAGGAATTGTATCAATCAGTAGTCGGATAA
- a CDS encoding cytochrome c oxidase subunit 3, with protein sequence MSNLITKRREPFRFMVWLGIASSLLFFTILLATYVIRRTASDWADVKLPMVFLVSTIAIVLSSLTLHNANSAFRHERFSNYRMNMATTLALGTLFIILQAWGWRQMLRSGVKLAGNPSADFVYIISGVHLLHILIGLILLAVVLAEALRRRPYIDSFVYSVNPPNLLKIKLITLYWHFVDILWVGLFVFLLIHQGLDLSLSL encoded by the coding sequence ATGAGCAACCTGATTACCAAACGACGAGAACCGTTCCGCTTTATGGTGTGGCTGGGTATTGCCAGCAGCCTACTCTTTTTTACGATTCTACTGGCTACTTACGTGATTCGGCGCACAGCCTCCGACTGGGCCGACGTGAAACTGCCGATGGTTTTTTTGGTGAGTACTATTGCTATTGTTCTCAGTAGCTTGACGCTGCACAATGCGAATAGTGCGTTTCGGCACGAGCGGTTTAGCAATTACCGGATGAATATGGCTACCACGCTGGCCCTCGGTACGCTATTTATCATATTGCAAGCCTGGGGGTGGCGGCAAATGCTGCGGTCGGGTGTTAAACTGGCCGGGAATCCATCGGCAGATTTTGTTTATATTATCTCCGGCGTCCATTTACTGCACATCCTTATCGGTCTGATTTTGCTGGCGGTTGTACTGGCTGAAGCCCTGCGCCGTCGGCCTTATATCGATTCGTTCGTCTACAGTGTAAACCCGCCGAATCTGCTCAAAATCAAGCTAATTACGCTGTATTGGCATTTTGTCGATATTCTGTGGGTCGGTTTATTTGTGTTCCTGCTGATTCATCAGGGGCTTGATCTGTCGCTGTCGTTATAA
- a CDS encoding gluconate 2-dehydrogenase subunit 3 family protein: protein MNRRDALMRVAMLAGATVSLPALADTLEASAAQRVLTGKPVLFTADQDATVAELAETIIPTTSTPGAKAAKVNEIIDVILKDCYKQEDQQRFLDGLTQTNKLSQETYAKAFVQLDPTQRIDIVKKLEADAKRQIAEMNSAKAAAKVEGGQADLQVPDAKKRYTPFFTMLKDLTLTGYFTSEVGATQALEYVAVPGRYEGCVPLKPGQKAWAI, encoded by the coding sequence ATGAACAGAAGAGACGCCTTAATGCGGGTTGCCATGCTGGCGGGGGCAACTGTATCGCTGCCTGCGCTGGCTGATACGCTCGAAGCTTCAGCGGCCCAGCGCGTTCTTACTGGTAAACCAGTTTTGTTTACGGCTGATCAGGACGCTACGGTGGCGGAATTGGCCGAAACAATTATTCCGACAACCTCTACGCCCGGTGCAAAGGCCGCTAAGGTGAATGAAATCATTGATGTGATTCTGAAAGACTGTTACAAACAGGAAGATCAGCAACGATTCCTCGATGGGTTGACGCAGACGAACAAACTCAGTCAGGAGACATATGCGAAGGCATTTGTACAATTGGACCCGACTCAACGCATTGACATAGTCAAAAAACTGGAGGCTGATGCCAAACGGCAAATTGCTGAGATGAACAGCGCGAAGGCCGCTGCAAAAGTAGAAGGTGGGCAGGCTGATTTGCAGGTCCCTGACGCTAAAAAACGTTATACGCCCTTCTTTACTATGTTGAAGGATTTAACGCTGACGGGGTACTTCACGTCGGAAGTTGGCGCAACACAAGCGTTAGAGTATGTAGCCGTTCCGGGACGTTATGAGGGTTGTGTACCTCTGAAACCTGGCCAGAAAGCGTGGGCAATCTAA
- the ispE gene encoding 4-(cytidine 5'-diphospho)-2-C-methyl-D-erythritol kinase: MIIFPNAKINLGLRIIEKRPDGFHNLQSCFYPVGWNDVLEIIPAETFQFSSSGLPIPGDDSTNVTNNLCVRAYKLLNADFDLPPVHIHLHKVVPIGAGLGGGSADAAFALRVLNERFSLGLHVDALENYARQLGSDCAFFVQNKPVYCLEKGDVFEPIAIDLTGFHIMLVYPNLAISTAEAYARVRPHLPETPLRTHLLAPVETWRETVRNDFEDSLFPAYPVLAHIKQQLYEAGAIYASMSGSGSTLYGLFHAPVETPNQFSAYRVWKGRLQTVN; encoded by the coding sequence TTGATTATTTTCCCCAACGCAAAAATCAACCTCGGCCTGCGTATAATCGAAAAGCGGCCCGACGGTTTTCATAATCTGCAATCGTGCTTTTACCCGGTCGGCTGGAACGACGTGCTGGAGATAATTCCTGCCGAAACGTTTCAATTTAGCAGCAGCGGACTCCCCATTCCGGGCGACGATTCGACGAACGTAACCAATAACCTGTGCGTTCGGGCGTATAAACTGCTAAACGCCGATTTTGATTTGCCCCCCGTACACATCCACCTGCACAAAGTGGTGCCTATTGGTGCCGGGCTGGGCGGTGGCTCGGCAGATGCAGCTTTTGCCCTCCGGGTATTGAATGAGCGTTTTTCGCTTGGGCTACACGTTGATGCACTGGAAAACTACGCCCGTCAGTTGGGTAGCGACTGTGCGTTTTTTGTTCAGAATAAACCTGTTTATTGTCTCGAAAAGGGCGACGTGTTCGAGCCGATTGCGATTGACCTGACTGGCTTTCACATCATGCTGGTGTATCCTAATCTGGCGATTTCTACTGCGGAGGCTTACGCCCGTGTGCGACCTCATCTGCCCGAAACCCCGCTGCGGACGCACCTGCTGGCCCCGGTCGAAACCTGGCGAGAAACCGTTCGTAACGATTTTGAGGATAGTCTGTTTCCGGCGTACCCCGTGCTGGCCCACATCAAACAGCAACTCTATGAAGCAGGTGCCATATATGCCAGCATGAGCGGCTCAGGGTCAACGTTATATGGTCTGTTTCACGCACCGGTCGAAACGCCAAACCAATTTTCGGCCTACCGCGTTTGGAAAGGAAGGCTACAGACCGTGAACTGA
- a CDS encoding glycosyl hydrolase family 95 catalytic domain-containing protein, giving the protein MRSFFFLISTLLVSLCSFAQPAQPLVWHFPITRPHTGILLGNGTQGLMIWGRDRQLNITIGRAGFWDHRGGNEFTAGRPSGKTTYQDVKRLLQAGDYDGIKRAFAMPKTGDQGFGHPQQLGGGRLEITLPEGWTLKRGELDMGRGEIVIVALSSVKTEEHLVVKQAVDAELTEVQLPKPLVNSSTLSVRLVPASMFTKSQLEKSGVKPAEDWSMAVDGGLDGFQQLLPSDDALTIGYAKRNGNIYVASEVSKKQSVVEQLLTGVGQSKRMINTTPQFWQEYWASVPKISLPDPALQEIVDYGLYKQACVSPPQGVAAALQGPFMEDYQIVPWSNDYHFNINVQMMYWPALATNRLSHFGPLWTMMRGWMPTLKQNGEAFFGRKGALMLPHAVDDRCRVVGTFWTGTIDHACTAWMAQMAWQHYRYGLDQPDAKQVLTDMAWPLLVGAFEGYYAMLEEVPGVDSSGSATGGKRFSLPISVSPEYGGDGPNAWGRDASFQLAALHRICRILPEAARALGQPIDPRWADVDKRLPLYTTVKGVYMSEWNLTNERIGLWQGKDLDGSHRHHSHLAGIYPFATIDLNNPAQRKIVDNSLTTWRFRGAGGWSGWCVPWASTLLARTGQSEAAVNWLHYWKDNFTNEGRGTLHNANNNGNSIMGAPDWTKEKQNREIMQLDGGFGALNAVLELLVQSRDDGIYVLPGLPRTWRELSFERIRTDGAFQIGATVRDNKVAEIRVKSLAGGALRLVHGLGEQYQVNGKIMQGNTLERSCQPGEELILKPI; this is encoded by the coding sequence ATGCGCTCTTTTTTCTTCCTCATTAGCACCCTGCTTGTATCGCTCTGCTCCTTCGCGCAGCCTGCTCAGCCGCTCGTCTGGCACTTCCCCATAACACGCCCACACACCGGCATACTACTTGGCAACGGCACGCAGGGGCTGATGATCTGGGGCAGAGACAGGCAGTTGAACATTACCATTGGCCGAGCCGGTTTCTGGGACCACCGGGGCGGGAACGAATTTACGGCGGGCCGGCCATCGGGGAAGACAACCTACCAGGATGTAAAGCGGCTGTTGCAGGCGGGCGATTACGACGGTATCAAACGCGCTTTTGCTATGCCCAAAACTGGCGATCAGGGCTTCGGGCATCCGCAGCAGTTGGGGGGCGGACGGCTGGAGATTACACTGCCCGAAGGCTGGACACTGAAACGGGGCGAGTTGGATATGGGTCGGGGGGAGATCGTAATCGTTGCTCTTTCCTCTGTTAAGACTGAAGAGCATTTAGTCGTTAAACAGGCCGTCGATGCTGAATTAACCGAGGTGCAATTACCCAAACCGCTCGTCAACAGCTCAACGCTATCGGTGCGTTTAGTACCAGCCTCAATGTTCACGAAAAGTCAATTGGAAAAGTCGGGTGTGAAACCTGCTGAAGACTGGTCGATGGCTGTAGACGGAGGATTAGATGGTTTTCAGCAGTTACTGCCAAGCGACGATGCACTTACCATTGGGTATGCCAAACGAAATGGTAATATTTACGTCGCATCAGAGGTATCTAAAAAACAATCCGTAGTTGAACAACTTTTAACGGGCGTAGGTCAGTCGAAACGCATGATCAACACGACACCCCAATTCTGGCAGGAATACTGGGCTTCTGTTCCGAAAATCTCGCTGCCCGACCCGGCTTTGCAGGAGATTGTTGACTATGGGTTGTATAAACAAGCCTGCGTGTCGCCCCCGCAGGGTGTAGCGGCTGCATTGCAGGGACCGTTTATGGAAGACTACCAGATTGTGCCGTGGAGCAACGATTATCATTTTAACATCAATGTACAGATGATGTACTGGCCTGCACTGGCTACCAACCGGCTCAGCCATTTCGGGCCGCTCTGGACCATGATGCGCGGCTGGATGCCTACACTTAAACAAAATGGTGAAGCTTTCTTTGGCCGCAAAGGTGCGCTGATGCTGCCCCACGCCGTTGATGACCGTTGCCGGGTAGTTGGTACGTTCTGGACCGGCACTATCGACCACGCCTGTACGGCCTGGATGGCGCAAATGGCCTGGCAGCATTACCGCTACGGCCTCGACCAGCCTGACGCCAAACAGGTGCTGACCGACATGGCGTGGCCCCTGCTCGTCGGTGCATTTGAGGGCTACTACGCCATGCTCGAAGAAGTTCCCGGCGTGGATTCGTCAGGCAGTGCTACGGGCGGCAAACGGTTCAGCCTGCCCATTTCCGTTTCGCCCGAATACGGGGGCGATGGGCCAAATGCCTGGGGCCGCGACGCCAGTTTTCAGTTAGCCGCGCTGCATCGCATCTGCCGGATTTTGCCCGAAGCGGCCCGCGCGCTCGGTCAGCCTATCGACCCGCGCTGGGCCGACGTTGATAAGCGACTGCCGCTCTACACTACCGTAAAAGGCGTGTACATGAGCGAATGGAACCTGACGAACGAGCGGATTGGCTTATGGCAGGGCAAAGACCTCGACGGAAGCCACCGGCATCATTCACATTTGGCCGGTATTTACCCCTTCGCAACTATTGACCTGAACAATCCGGCGCAGCGCAAAATCGTAGACAATAGCCTGACAACGTGGCGGTTTCGAGGTGCCGGTGGCTGGTCGGGCTGGTGCGTACCGTGGGCCAGTACGTTGCTGGCCCGAACGGGTCAGTCCGAAGCCGCCGTAAACTGGCTGCATTACTGGAAAGATAATTTCACCAACGAAGGACGCGGTACGCTGCATAATGCTAACAATAATGGCAACAGCATTATGGGTGCACCTGACTGGACCAAAGAGAAGCAAAACCGCGAAATTATGCAGTTAGATGGCGGTTTCGGTGCGCTGAACGCCGTGCTGGAACTGCTCGTACAAAGCCGCGACGATGGCATTTACGTGCTACCCGGCCTGCCCCGCACCTGGCGCGAACTCTCGTTCGAGCGTATTCGCACCGACGGCGCGTTTCAAATCGGGGCCACCGTGCGCGATAATAAAGTTGCCGAGATTCGGGTGAAGAGTTTGGCGGGCGGGGCGTTACGATTAGTGCATGGCCTTGGCGAACAATATCAGGTCAACGGAAAAATAATGCAGGGCAACACCTTAGAACGTTCCTGCCAACCCGGCGAGGAGCTGATATTGAAGCCAATTTGA
- a CDS encoding gliding motility-associated C-terminal domain-containing protein yields the protein MTRRLPAKFIYRYAWLVGGLLISISALGSSGVVADTCIHPQPPLIKGSGTAICQDEPVTLRATNCDGTVVWSNGEVGNSITVRPQQTTRYTAICRAQLGCISCFADVWTITVNTPLAPVVVASAATVCPESVVSLTATNCSGTVRWLDQNATGAVWQGQLRQTTTFRAVCDYKNCLSSPSLPVSVQTAAPATPVVSVDKNAVCAGQPVRLTALGCSGVVRWSDGGIGQTRTVSPDKNTTYRALCELGNCRSDSSLARYVSVNATTLSLPQQTELTNRCPFQTADLTRSIDSQIIGNSITSYLFKKEAFLSSDDVQSPGAALAGVYYVFGRTADGCYTEPMAVTVRIDACQNSISPCMSNPATVVARIDSMNWSKGVVYVRGKLGGSAERASWQSSGGGLFTDTGLQTRYLLSEIDRQRGTVAFTLTVADPDGTGPCVGATDQLTAVRAESSRLLTEAGKQITDKLTSGAVVAVDESGEGVFIPEGFSPNGDGIHDRFVIQRVPPDVVIRLEVYNRWGHRVYMNNAYENDWDGTTNQVSTGTGQSLPDGTYYYQVRLSDGREFARFLTLAR from the coding sequence ATGACAAGACGACTACCAGCTAAATTTATTTATCGGTATGCATGGTTAGTTGGTGGCCTACTAATCAGCATATCGGCTTTGGGTAGTTCGGGGGTGGTGGCTGATACATGCATTCATCCGCAACCACCGCTTATCAAGGGTAGTGGTACGGCCATTTGCCAGGATGAGCCGGTAACGCTCCGTGCGACCAATTGTGATGGAACGGTAGTTTGGTCGAATGGTGAAGTAGGTAATTCAATTACGGTTCGCCCTCAGCAAACAACCCGATATACGGCTATTTGCCGTGCCCAGTTGGGGTGCATTAGCTGTTTTGCCGACGTTTGGACTATCACCGTAAATACGCCTTTGGCACCTGTTGTTGTGGCATCGGCGGCTACCGTTTGCCCAGAGTCAGTGGTTTCATTGACCGCAACAAATTGTTCGGGTACAGTTCGCTGGCTCGACCAAAACGCAACGGGCGCAGTTTGGCAGGGGCAACTTCGGCAAACAACAACATTTCGGGCAGTATGCGACTATAAGAATTGTCTCAGCAGTCCATCGTTGCCAGTGTCGGTGCAAACGGCAGCGCCCGCAACGCCTGTTGTTTCAGTAGACAAGAACGCTGTTTGCGCCGGGCAACCTGTTCGGCTCACAGCATTGGGGTGTTCAGGCGTAGTGCGTTGGTCAGATGGTGGCATCGGACAAACACGCACAGTATCGCCTGATAAAAATACAACTTACCGGGCGTTGTGTGAGTTGGGAAACTGCCGGAGTGATAGTTCGCTGGCGCGGTATGTATCGGTCAATGCAACTACGTTATCGCTCCCCCAACAAACAGAGTTAACAAATCGCTGCCCGTTCCAAACCGCTGATTTGACGCGGTCAATCGACAGTCAGATTATCGGAAATTCCATTACATCGTACCTGTTTAAGAAAGAAGCTTTTCTGAGTAGCGATGATGTACAATCGCCGGGAGCTGCACTGGCCGGGGTGTATTACGTCTTCGGGCGCACTGCCGATGGGTGTTATACTGAGCCAATGGCCGTGACGGTTCGCATAGATGCCTGTCAGAATAGTATATCACCTTGCATGAGTAATCCGGCTACCGTAGTGGCTCGTATCGATTCGATGAACTGGTCTAAGGGCGTTGTGTATGTACGGGGTAAACTGGGCGGGTCGGCTGAGCGAGCCAGTTGGCAGAGCAGCGGGGGCGGTTTATTTACAGACACCGGGCTGCAAACGCGCTACTTGTTGTCGGAAATTGACCGACAGCGCGGGACTGTGGCGTTTACGCTAACGGTTGCCGACCCCGATGGTACTGGTCCATGTGTTGGTGCAACAGATCAACTAACCGCCGTTAGAGCAGAATCGTCGCGTTTGTTGACAGAAGCAGGTAAGCAGATAACGGACAAGTTAACGTCTGGAGCGGTTGTGGCTGTTGATGAGAGTGGGGAAGGCGTTTTTATTCCAGAGGGTTTCTCGCCCAATGGCGATGGTATTCACGACCGTTTTGTGATACAGCGCGTACCACCAGACGTAGTTATTCGGCTGGAGGTGTATAACCGCTGGGGGCATCGCGTGTACATGAATAACGCCTATGAAAATGACTGGGATGGTACTACAAATCAGGTATCGACCGGGACCGGACAGAGTCTGCCCGATGGAACGTACTACTATCAGGTGCGTTTGAGCGATGGGCGTGAGTTTGCGCGGTTCTTAACGTTGGCACGCTAA